A region of the Fibrobacter sp. genome:
CTCACATTTGTGAGGTAAGGAACACCATTTATGGAGTCGCTGAAGTGACCATGGTAGTGGCCTGATAAGAAACACAGAAGACTTCTGTTCTCCAGGGCAGAGAGGAAGTCTGCAGTTCCCTCAACAGAGAATTTTGGGGTGTTCGGATTGAGGGGAAAGTGAGTTATGATCACAATTGGAATCCTGGGGTCCACATCCTTTAATGATGAAGTAATCCATTCTATATGAGTGGAGTCGATTTTTACATGAGCCCTTCCGCAGTCACTGAGATCCAGCATCATGAAACAGACATTTTTATGAATAAACAAGTAGCTGGAGGCCATGTCACTGAATTTTGAGAGATAGTTCTTTTTCCCTTCATTGTTGCAATCGATATCATGGTTACCTGGAAGAAGCCGGAATTTTTTTCTGGATCTGCTCAGAAGAGAGTCCATTTTGCTGAACTCTTCCATCGTTCCATTACAGGTCAGATCTCCTGCAATAACAACAAAATCTGATTTCTCAGATTCGATCTGGCGCAAGGCTTTTGAAAACAGATCAGGGTCATTGGTGCTGCAGCCCAGATGAACATCATTACAGAAGGTAAAGCTGAATGACCTTGTAGCGGGGGAACAGTATATCAAGGAGAGCAGTAAGGAGAAGAACAGGCAATTAAGTTTCATTATAAGAAGGATTTAAAATGGAGACGCAGATCGATCTTTGAGACTTTTATCATCGTTTCTGTTGTGACCTCAGGATAAATAGTATTTGCACTGAAGACTCGACAAGTTTTCTGTTCAGGCTTATCTCTGCCTGGACCTGAATA
Encoded here:
- a CDS encoding metallophosphoesterase, producing MIYCSPATRSFSFTFCNDVHLGCSTNDPDLFSKALRQIESEKSDFVVIAGDLTCNGTMEEFSKMDSLLSRSRKKFRLLPGNHDIDCNNEGKKNYLSKFSDMASSYLFIHKNVCFMMLDLSDCGRAHVKIDSTHIEWITSSLKDVDPRIPIVIITHFPLNPNTPKFSVEGTADFLSALENRSLLCFLSGHYHGHFSDSINGVPYLTNVSLMPNVENFSNDPGKGYLQVLIRDQKIITEFREIAY